The Oryza glaberrima chromosome 9, OglaRS2, whole genome shotgun sequence genome includes a window with the following:
- the LOC127784943 gene encoding probable E3 ubiquitin-protein ligase ATL44: protein MRHLLQSSEHLTAATATAAASGGRGVHTDTFLILAAVLCFLLCVVGLALVARCSRLCNPSSFAVEAEEAMPPAPCKGLKRKALLSLPTVSFAEAAAAEEEEERPECAICLAEFARGDEVRVLPPCGHGFHAACVDVWLVSTSTCPSCRRAIVVLAAPSPAVTAAATDPPPPCCAADAAQASSQPPQPTGASDRGGCRTSVP, encoded by the coding sequence ATGCGTCACTTGCTGCAGTCGTCGGAGCACCTgaccgccgcgacggcgacggcggcggcgtccggcggccGGGGCGTCCACACGGACACGTTCCtcatcctcgccgccgtgctctgCTTCCTGCTCTGCGTCGTCGGGCTGGCGCTGGTGGCGCGGTGCTCGCGGCTGTGCAACCCGTCGTCGTTCGCcgtcgaggcggaggaggcaatGCCCCCGGCGCCATGCAAGGGGCTCAAGAGGAAGGCGCTGCTGTCGCTGCCGACCGTGTCGttcgccgaggcggcggcggcggaggaggaggaggagcggccggaGTGCGCCATCTGCCTCGCCGAGTtcgcgcgcggcgacgaggtCCGCGTGCTCCCGCCGTGCGGCCACGGCTTCCACGCCGCCTGCGTCGACGTCTGGCTCGTGTCCACCTCCACCTGCccctcctgccgccgcgccatcgtcgtcctcgcggcgccgtcgcctgcagtcaccgccgccgccaccgaccccccgccgccgtgctgcgccgccgacgcggcacAGGCGTCGTCACAGCCACCGCAACCCACCGGCGCCAGCGACCGCGGCGGCTGCCGGACATCGGTGCCGTAG
- the LOC127783574 gene encoding protein PIN-LIKES 7-like, protein MGFLSLLLVASMPIVQVLLIGVIGAFLASGYSKILTSSALRDMNKVVFTVFTPSLMFASLAKTVTLSDVISWWFMPVNIGITFIVGGTLGWIACKILKPPQHFRGMIIAFCSAGNLGNLLLIIVPAVCDEDGNPFGKDRSLCRSRGLSYSSLSMALGGLFIWTHTYSLMQKAGKMYHKMQSKSIQCPADSDEEHHPAQGHDQVKLDGETAYADEEAALLVSAKLAPEHNEENQMEAPLLTCEREIANKGGFWTNLKETVHQVVEELMAPPTVSAILGFVVGLVPWLKSLVIGNGAPLRVIQESLQLMGNGTIPCITLILGGNLTQGLRKSVLKRTVIITIVCIRYVIQPLIGMAVVHAAYGVGFLPQDPLYRYVLMMQFALPPAMNIGTMAQLFDVGQEECSVIFLWTYLIAAIALTTWSTIFMSILS, encoded by the exons ATGGGCTTCTTGTCATTGCTTCTTGTGGCTTCTATGCCAATCGTTCAAGTCCTACTCATAGGTGTTATTGGAGCTTTTCTCGCTTCTGGTTACAGCAAAATTCTAACCTCAAGCGCTCTAAGGGATATGAACAAG GTTGTTTTCACTGTCTTCACACCATCCCTGATGTTTGCTAGCCTGGCTAAGACGGTCACACTTTCTGACGTCATTTCTTG GTGGTTTATGCCAGTTAATATAGGAATCACATTCATTGTTGGTGGCACTCTAGGCTGGATAGCATGTAAAATCCTGAAACCACCACAGCATTTCCGAGGAATGATCATTGCCTTCTGTTCAGCAG GAAATCTTGGCAACTTGCTCTTGATCATTGTTCCAGCAGTCTGTGACGAAGACGGCAACCCGTTCGGAAAAGACCGGAGCCTTTGCCGCTCTCGTGGGCTCTCCTACTCATCATTATCCATGGCT CTTGGTGGCTTATTCATATGGACACATACATACAGCCTCATGCAGAAGGCAGGCAAAATGTACCACAAGATGCAGTCCAAAAGCATCCAGTGCCCGGCCGACAGCGATGAAGAGCATCATCCTGCACAAGGTCATGATCAAGTAAAATTAGACGGTGAAACTGCTTACGCTGATGAGGAGGCGGCTCTTCTGGTGTCAGCTAAACTGGCTCCTGAACACAATGAAGAGAACCAAATG GAAGCTCCACTTCTGACTTGCGAGAGAGAGATTGCTAACAAAGGAGGATTCTGGACAAACCTGAAGGAAACCGTCCACCAGGTTGTCGAGGAGCTGATGGCACCACCAACTGTATCTGCA ATACTTGGATTTGTTGTTGGCCTAGTCCCATGGTTGAAATCTCTTGTCATCGGCAATGGCGCCCCACTGAGAGTCATCCAGGAGTCCCTCCAACTAATGGG CAATGGCACGATTCCTTGCATCACCCTAATCCTAGGGGGGAATCTGACACAAG GGCTACGGAAGTCGGTGCTGAAGCGTACGGTGATCATCACGATCGTCTGCATACGCTACGTGATCCAACCCTTGATCGGGATGGCGGTTGTCCATGCTGCCTATGGGGTTGGATTCTTGCCACAAGATCCATTGTACCGCTACGTGCTGATGATGCAGTTCGCGCTGCCACCTGCAATGAACATCG GAACCATGGCTCAGCTGTTTGATGTTGGTCAAGAGGAATGCTCAGTGATCTTCTTGTGGACTTACCTGATTGCTGCCATTGCACTCACGACGTGGTCGACGATATTCATGTCCATCCTGTCTTGA
- the LOC127784208 gene encoding protein PIN-LIKES 7-like: protein MLHNKQEFPLATGAVRRRFGFGFGLKRTVIITIVCIRYVIQPLIGMAVVHAAYGVGLLPHDPLYRYVLMMLFALPPAMNIGTMPQFVDLPDCCHCAYDVVDDIHVHPVLRLRVTIKKNRICDNIQLTDST from the exons ATGCTCCACAACAAGCAGGAGTTCCCCCTTGCCACTGGCGCCGTACGTCGTCGATTCGGATTCGGATTCG GGCTGAAGCGTACGGTGATCATCACGATCGTCTGCATCCGCTACGTGATCCAACCCTTGATCGGGATGGCGGTTGTCCATGCTGCCTATGGGGTTGGATTATTGCCACACGATCCATTGTACCGCTACGTGCTGATGATGCTGTTCGCACTGCCACCTGCAATGAACATCG GAACCATGCCTCAGTTTGTGGACTTACCTGATTGCTGCCATTGCGCTTACGACGTGGTCGATGATATTCATGTCCATCCTGTCTTGAGGTTGAGGGTGACAATCAAGAAGAACCGAATTTGTGATAATATTCAGCTCACGGATAGCACGTAA